The following proteins are encoded in a genomic region of Cricetulus griseus strain 17A/GY chromosome 7, alternate assembly CriGri-PICRH-1.0, whole genome shotgun sequence:
- the Pex12 gene encoding peroxisome assembly protein 12 produces MAEHGAHITTASVVDDQPSIFEVVAQDSLMTAVRPALQHVVKVLAESNPAHYGFFWRWFDEIFTLLDFLLQQHYLSRTSASFSEHFYGLKRIVAGSSQQPQRPASAGLPKEHLWKSTMFLVLLPYLKVKLEKLASSLREEDEYSIHPPSSHWKRFYRAFLAAYPFVNMAWEGWFLTQQLRYILGKAEHHSPLLKLAGVRLGRLTAQDIQAIEHRLSEASVMQDPVRSVGEKIKLALKKAVGGIALSLSTGLSVGVFFLQFLDWWYSSENQETIKSLTALPTPPPPVHLDYNSDSPLLPKMKTVCPLCRKTRVNDTVLATSGYVFCYRCVFNYVRSHQACPITGYPTEVQHLIKLYSPEN; encoded by the exons ATGGCTGAACACGGGGCTCATATCACAACTGCTTCGGTGGTGGACGACCAGCCATCTATCTTTGAGGTGGTAGCACAGGACAGTTTAATGACAGCAGTGAGACCCGCTCTTCAGCATGTGGTCAAG GTTCTTGCAGAATCAAATCCTGCACACTATGGCTTCTTCTGGAGGTGGTTTGATGAAATCTTCACTCTGCTAGACTTTCTGCTCCAGCAGCATTATCTTTCTAGAACCAGTGCCtcattttctgaacatttttatGGCTTAAAGCGGATTGTAGCAGGGAGCTCACAGCAGCCTCAGAGACCAGCCAGTGCTGGTCTTCCCAAGGAGCACCTCTGGAAATCCACCATGTTCCTTGTTCTTCTACCCTATCTGAAAGTAAAGCTGGAGAAGCTGGCTTCCAGCTTGAGAGAAGAGGATGAATACTCTATTCACCCCCCTTCCTCTCACTGGAAACGATTCTACAGAGCCTTCCTGGCGGCCTACCCATTTGTTAACATGGCCTGGGAAGGTTGGTTTCTTACACAACAACTTCGATACATCCTAGGAAAAGCTGAGCATCACTCTCCCCTGCTGAAACTGGCTGGAGTTCGGCTAGGTCGACTGACAGCTCAGGACATACAAGCTATAGAGCATAGACTGTCTGAAGCCAGTGTGATGCAGGACCCTGTCAGAAG CGTTGGTGAGAAGATAAAGTTAGCTCTGAAGAAAGCTGTGGGAGGCATCGCCTTATCCCTCTCCACCGGCCtttctgtgggtgtcttcttcctgCAGTTCCTTGATTGGTGGTACTCTTCTGAGAACCAGGAAACCATCAAATCACTGACTGCTCTGCCTACCCCACCGCCACCTGTACACCTAGACTACAACTCTGATTCTCCCCTGCTACCCAAAATGAAGACAGTGTGCCCTCTGTGTCGTAAAACTCGGGTGAATGATACAGTTCTTGCCACCTCTGGCTATGTGTTTTGTTACCgctgtgtgtttaattatgtgagGAGTCATCAAGCCTGTCCCATCACAGGCTATCCGACAGAAGTCCAGCATCTGATTAAACTCTACTCTCCAGAGAACTGA